In Kazachstania africana CBS 2517 chromosome 11, complete genome, the DNA window GTCGACGGCATCTTTTCATTTCGACTCGGATCACACAGCTTGAATCGTTACTGCGCAAATTGCGATATGAGACTCGTTGAAGTCGCATTGAAAAGTCACTGTCCCATTCAATTGCCAACCATCGGTAAGTGAGCCTCGTAGTAGAAATCAGAGCTAATTAAAGCAATATTTATATCTGGTTATGCGTTTGGATTCTGCCCATTGCGTCGTATTATATGATATATGGTCGTTGAAATTAACCCGAAGCAGACATGGTAATCTTTACATGAATGTAATGGATTCTTGAATAACAGAGTGTTGACAGCAAAGTTGGTTAAATTAATTGGAAAGCATACCGTTTGTGTTAATTAACTGAATAATAACTGGTAAACTTGAGTCATGTTGCCTTTGTACCTGTTAACAAATGCGAAAGGCCAACAAATGCGTGTTGAATTGAAGAGCGGTGAAATAATTGAAGGTGAGCTAACTAACGTTGATAACTGGATGAACCTAACTCTCCGTAACATCAgtgaatataaaaatacCGATGGATCCCCTCAACTTGAGGTTGTCAAGTCTTCAGAGATCTACCTGAAAGGTATATACATCAAATACATCAAATTACAAgatgatattatcaataacGTTAAACAACAAATTAATAGTAATATGAATACCGGTGGTAATAAAACTCACAGAAACTACAATAACAGGAATTACATGAGCAATAACCAAAataatagaagaaataCTTATGGAACTACGGGTaataatatgaataatAGAAGGGGTTACAACAATGCAAGTAATAACGTCCGTCGCGGattcaatcaaaataatcaaatGAGACGTAGCAATAATGGTCTTGGTGGTTATGTACAACATAATCCAGACGTCAATTTGGGTGACCTGGCAGGTAAATCCCCAGGTCAAAGCATTgaattttaagaaaaaacaaGCATTATCAGGCTTAGATAATCATTcgattttatatattttatatatatctacATGAAAGCTACGATGTCTTTTGTTCTATAATCCTTTGTTTTGTTATATTCATGACAtgcaagagaaaaaatttataatttattaaatgtGGGTATATTATTCATTGTCTATTAAAGTTGCCCAATTTATACACCCTCCCAACAAACCAGCAAGTCGCTAGATATCCTATCGATCCTAACGCACAACCGCACAGTCCATTGAATAGAGCACTGGAACAAACTGAGAGAAGGATTGAA includes these proteins:
- the LSM4 gene encoding U6 snRNA complex subunit LSM4 (similar to Saccharomyces cerevisiae LSM4 (YER112W); ancestral locus Anc_7.410); the protein is MLPLYLLTNAKGQQMRVELKSGEIIEGELTNVDNWMNLTLRNISEYKNTDGSPQLEVVKSSEIYLKGIYIKYIKLQDDIINNVKQQINSNMNTGGNKTHRNYNNRNYMSNNQNNRRNTYGTTGNNMNNRRGYNNASNNVRRGFNQNNQMRRSNNGLGGYVQHNPDVNLGDLAGKSPGQSIEF